Proteins co-encoded in one Arthrobacter globiformis genomic window:
- a CDS encoding beta-ketoacyl-[acyl-carrier-protein] synthase family protein, with translation MTRKVVITGLGATTPIGGDVPTMWQNALKGVSGAHTLEDEWVAKYELPVHFAARCSTPALDVLSRVEAKRMDPSTQFGVIAAREAWADSGITEIDPDRLAVAFATGIGGVWTLLDAWDTLKEKGPRRVLPMTVPMLMPNGVAAAVSLDLGARAGAHTPVSACASGTEAMHLGLDLIRSGKADVVMCGGAEAAIHPMPLAAFSSMQALSRRNDDPEHASRPYDLDRDGFVMGEGAGALVLEAEEHALARGARIYGELAGTSVTADAYHITAPDPQGLGATRALKAAMFDGRIQAEDVVHVNAHATSTPVGDKPEYTALKAALGNHVGNVAVSATKSQMGHLLGASGAVEAVLTVLAVHERKAPLTINLENQDPEIPLDVVTSARELPAGDIVALSNSFGFGGHNAVVAIRSV, from the coding sequence ATGACACGCAAAGTAGTCATTACAGGTCTGGGTGCCACCACGCCCATCGGCGGCGATGTACCCACGATGTGGCAGAACGCGCTGAAGGGGGTTTCCGGAGCCCACACTCTCGAGGATGAGTGGGTAGCCAAGTACGAACTGCCGGTCCACTTCGCCGCCCGGTGCTCCACGCCCGCCCTCGACGTTCTGAGTCGCGTTGAGGCCAAGCGTATGGACCCGTCAACCCAGTTCGGCGTCATCGCCGCACGCGAAGCGTGGGCCGATTCAGGCATCACCGAAATCGACCCAGACCGGCTGGCCGTGGCCTTCGCCACCGGCATCGGCGGCGTCTGGACGCTCCTGGACGCGTGGGACACGCTGAAGGAGAAGGGCCCCCGCCGCGTCCTGCCCATGACGGTTCCGATGCTCATGCCCAACGGCGTGGCCGCCGCCGTCAGCCTGGACCTGGGCGCCCGCGCCGGTGCGCACACTCCCGTTTCCGCCTGCGCGTCCGGTACGGAAGCAATGCACCTCGGACTGGACCTGATCCGCTCAGGCAAGGCCGACGTCGTCATGTGCGGTGGCGCCGAAGCCGCCATCCACCCGATGCCGCTGGCAGCGTTCTCCTCGATGCAGGCCCTCTCCCGGCGCAACGACGATCCCGAGCACGCCTCGCGCCCCTATGACCTTGACCGTGACGGCTTCGTCATGGGCGAAGGCGCCGGCGCGCTGGTGCTGGAAGCGGAGGAGCACGCCCTCGCCCGCGGTGCACGGATCTACGGCGAGCTCGCCGGTACGTCCGTGACCGCCGACGCCTACCACATCACGGCACCGGACCCCCAAGGCCTGGGCGCCACCCGCGCCCTCAAGGCAGCCATGTTCGACGGCCGCATCCAGGCGGAGGACGTCGTCCACGTCAACGCCCACGCAACGTCGACGCCGGTCGGAGACAAGCCGGAGTACACGGCCCTGAAGGCGGCGCTCGGCAACCACGTCGGGAACGTTGCCGTCTCGGCCACCAAGTCGCAGATGGGCCACCTGCTCGGCGCGTCCGGCGCCGTCGAGGCCGTCCTCACCGTCCTGGCAGTCCACGAGCGCAAGGCTCCCCTCACCATCAACCTCGAGAACCAGGATCCGGAGATCCCGCTCGACGTTGTGACCTCGGCCCGCGAACTGCCGGCCGGTGACATCGTCGCGCTCAGCAACTCGTTCGGCTTCGGCGGGCACAACGCCGTCGTCGCCATCCGCAGCGTGTGA
- a CDS encoding DUF3145 domain-containing protein → MSVAMTRGVLFIHSAPTALCPHVEWAIGSVVDKRTDLEWTPQPAAPGMFRSELSWTGAQGTGAQLASALRGWAHLRFEVTEEPSQGVDGGRWSHTPELGIFHAVTDVHGNIMVSEDRIRYAYEAGAGDPSAVYHELSLALGEAWDEELEPFRHAAEGAPVRWLHQVG, encoded by the coding sequence ATGTCTGTTGCAATGACCCGCGGTGTGCTGTTTATTCACTCGGCCCCTACCGCACTGTGCCCTCACGTTGAGTGGGCCATCGGATCCGTCGTGGACAAGCGAACGGATCTGGAGTGGACCCCTCAGCCCGCCGCGCCCGGAATGTTCCGCTCGGAGCTGTCCTGGACCGGCGCGCAGGGGACAGGTGCGCAGCTTGCGTCTGCCCTTCGGGGCTGGGCACACCTGCGCTTCGAGGTCACCGAAGAACCCAGCCAGGGCGTGGACGGCGGACGCTGGTCCCACACACCCGAGCTGGGCATTTTCCATGCCGTGACGGACGTGCACGGCAACATCATGGTGTCAGAGGACCGCATCCGCTACGCCTATGAGGCCGGCGCCGGCGATCCCTCAGCCGTTTATCACGAGCTGTCGCTTGCCCTCGGTGAGGCGTGGGACGAGGAGCTGGAACCGTTCAGGCACGCCGCCGAAGGTGCTCCGGTGCGCTGGCTGCACCAGGTCGGTTGA
- a CDS encoding beta-ketoacyl-ACP synthase III, whose product MSTPVLKQTPLNEHTRILGLGAYRPDVLVTNEDVCQWIDSSDEWIRQRTGIVTRHRAPADVSVIDMAEGAAREAMQKAGIEASQLGAVIVSTVTHPYATPSAAASLADRLGATPAPAFDISAACAGYCYGIAQGDALVRSGAANYVLVVGAEKLSDVIDNRERTISFLLGDGAGAVVIGPSDTPGIAPSVWGSDGSKWDAIGMTRSMLDVRDLGLAARRSDSTGDLALLEEAQELYPTLRQDGQTVFRWAVWEMAKVAQQALDAAGVQAEDLVAFIPHQANMRIIDEMVKKLKLPETVTVARDIADAGNTSAASIPLATHRLLQENPALSGGLALQIGFGAGLVFGAQVIVLP is encoded by the coding sequence ATGAGCACGCCGGTACTGAAGCAGACCCCACTCAACGAGCACACCCGGATCCTGGGCCTCGGCGCTTACCGCCCTGACGTCCTGGTCACCAATGAGGACGTGTGCCAGTGGATCGATTCCTCCGACGAGTGGATCCGCCAGCGTACCGGCATCGTCACCCGCCACCGTGCACCCGCAGACGTCAGCGTGATCGACATGGCCGAGGGCGCCGCCCGTGAGGCCATGCAGAAGGCAGGCATCGAGGCATCCCAGCTCGGCGCCGTCATCGTCTCCACGGTGACCCACCCGTACGCCACGCCGTCCGCTGCCGCGAGCCTTGCCGACCGGCTGGGCGCCACGCCGGCCCCGGCCTTTGATATCTCCGCTGCCTGCGCCGGCTACTGCTACGGCATAGCCCAAGGCGACGCGCTGGTCCGTTCGGGGGCCGCCAACTACGTCCTCGTTGTCGGCGCGGAAAAGCTCTCCGACGTCATCGACAACCGCGAACGCACCATCTCGTTCCTGCTGGGCGACGGCGCCGGCGCCGTCGTCATCGGCCCGTCGGACACCCCCGGCATCGCGCCGTCGGTGTGGGGTTCGGACGGCAGCAAGTGGGATGCCATCGGCATGACCCGCTCCATGCTGGACGTCCGCGACCTCGGCCTGGCGGCACGCCGGTCCGACTCCACCGGCGACCTCGCGCTCCTCGAAGAGGCGCAGGAACTCTATCCGACCCTCCGCCAGGACGGCCAGACGGTGTTCCGCTGGGCGGTCTGGGAGATGGCCAAGGTAGCCCAGCAGGCTCTGGACGCCGCCGGTGTCCAGGCCGAGGACCTGGTGGCCTTCATTCCGCACCAGGCCAACATGCGGATCATCGATGAGATGGTCAAGAAGCTGAAGCTGCCCGAGACCGTCACCGTGGCCCGGGACATCGCCGATGCCGGCAACACCTCGGCGGCCTCGATTCCCTTGGCCACGCACCGCCTGCTCCAGGAAAACCCCGCACTGAGCGGCGGACTGGCCCTGCAGATTGGCTTCGGCGCCGGGCTGGTCTTCGGCGCCCAGGTAATTGTCCTTCCGTAG
- a CDS encoding acyl carrier protein — protein sequence MASNEEILAGLAEIVNEETGLAPEAVELDKSFTEDLDIDSISMMTIVVNAEEKFGVRIPDEEVKNLKTVGDAVDFISNAQA from the coding sequence ATGGCTAGCAACGAAGAGATCCTGGCCGGACTGGCTGAAATCGTCAACGAAGAGACCGGCCTGGCCCCCGAGGCCGTCGAGCTGGACAAGTCCTTCACCGAGGACCTGGACATCGACTCCATCTCCATGATGACCATCGTCGTCAACGCCGAAGAGAAGTTCGGCGTCCGCATCCCGGACGAAGAGGTCAAGAACCTCAAGACCGTCGGCGACGCCGTGGACTTCATCTCCAACGCCCAGGCGTAA
- a CDS encoding DUF3052 domain-containing protein: protein MSEADAATSVNVAEKLGFKDGDLIQEFGYDDDVDLDLRDDIEDLTGSELLDEDDHDVVDAVIFWWRDGDGDLVDTLVDSLTTLTEGGVVWVLTPKSGRPGYVSPSDIQDAAPTAGLHCTTSAGVSKDWSATRLVTRKNK, encoded by the coding sequence GTGAGCGAGGCCGACGCCGCCACTTCGGTAAATGTGGCGGAAAAATTGGGTTTCAAGGACGGGGATCTGATTCAGGAGTTCGGTTACGACGACGACGTCGATCTCGACTTGCGTGATGACATAGAGGATCTGACGGGGTCAGAGCTTCTGGATGAGGATGATCACGACGTCGTGGACGCCGTGATCTTCTGGTGGCGGGACGGCGACGGCGACCTCGTGGATACGCTCGTCGACTCGCTGACGACGCTCACCGAGGGCGGGGTGGTGTGGGTCCTCACGCCCAAGTCAGGCCGTCCCGGATATGTTTCGCCCTCCGACATCCAGGACGCGGCACCGACTGCGGGACTGCACTGCACCACGTCCGCGGGCGTTTCCAAGGACTGGAGCGCCACGCGCCTGGTGACCAGGAAGAACAAGTGA
- the dprA gene encoding DNA-processing protein DprA — MQNDRLARAALSRLMEPQDVAGLALVHVAGAEDALRIATGQVSYGPGLEQDITGLLAEHSSVNSWAGLGAALKRWAPRIPDLAPERDLATMQRLGGRMIIPADGLWPRQLDDLGLHQPISLWWRGIELELPPAAKAVALVGSRDSTSYGASVTGDLAYSLAQRGFTVVSGGAYGIDAHAHRAALAGGSGAMPTIAVMAGGVDRFYPSGNEDLLRAVANQGAVLAEVPPGSAPTRYRFLQRNRLIAALASVTVVVEARWRSGALNTAHHAETLGRAVGAVPGSVHSANSAGCHRLLRDGGAVCVTDAGEITELASPSGQSLPDERSGQAADHDGLTLEDLILLDALPLRSASSVEKLCSVAGLGADSVRAGLGRLALLGLAVSEKGGWKRTKQSA, encoded by the coding sequence ATGCAGAACGACAGACTTGCCCGTGCCGCACTGTCCAGGCTGATGGAGCCACAGGACGTCGCGGGCCTGGCCCTGGTGCACGTGGCCGGGGCTGAGGACGCGTTGCGGATAGCCACCGGCCAGGTCAGCTACGGGCCGGGGCTGGAACAGGACATCACCGGGTTGCTGGCAGAGCACAGTTCGGTGAACTCCTGGGCCGGCCTCGGTGCCGCGCTGAAGCGCTGGGCACCGAGAATTCCCGACCTCGCACCGGAGCGCGACCTGGCCACCATGCAGCGCCTGGGCGGTCGGATGATCATCCCGGCGGACGGGCTCTGGCCGCGCCAACTGGACGATCTTGGCCTGCACCAGCCGATCAGCCTTTGGTGGCGAGGCATTGAGCTGGAGCTTCCCCCAGCGGCCAAAGCGGTAGCCCTGGTGGGCTCGCGGGACAGCACCAGCTATGGCGCGTCAGTCACCGGTGACCTTGCCTACTCCCTGGCACAGCGGGGATTCACAGTGGTGTCAGGCGGCGCGTACGGGATTGATGCCCACGCGCACCGGGCAGCCCTGGCAGGGGGCTCAGGTGCAATGCCGACCATCGCCGTGATGGCCGGCGGCGTGGACCGCTTCTATCCCTCCGGGAACGAGGATCTCCTCCGCGCCGTTGCCAACCAGGGTGCCGTGCTCGCCGAAGTTCCACCCGGATCTGCCCCCACCCGTTACCGGTTCCTCCAGCGGAACCGACTGATCGCCGCCCTCGCGTCCGTCACTGTTGTGGTGGAGGCAAGGTGGCGGTCCGGGGCCTTGAATACCGCCCATCACGCGGAAACCCTGGGCCGTGCGGTGGGAGCCGTTCCCGGCTCAGTCCACAGCGCCAACTCGGCTGGCTGCCACCGGCTCCTGCGCGACGGAGGCGCCGTCTGCGTGACTGATGCCGGGGAGATCACCGAGCTTGCGTCGCCCAGCGGCCAGTCCTTGCCTGACGAAAGGAGCGGTCAGGCGGCCGATCACGACGGCCTCACGCTTGAGGACCTGATCCTGCTGGACGCCCTCCCGCTGCGGTCTGCCAGCTCCGTCGAAAAACTCTGCAGCGTGGCCGGACTGGGCGCCGACTCTGTGCGCGCGGGCCTTGGCAGGCTGGCACTGCTGGGACTGGCCGTCTCCGAAAAGGGAGGCTGGAAGCGCACCAAGCAATCAGCATAG
- a CDS encoding tyrosine recombinase XerC encodes MEKQELPAALARAVTGFGRYLTGERARSEHTVRAYLSDVSSLLGYAAGEGVTEPAGLELGTLRRWLGSQSEAGASRSTLARRAATARTFTSWALREELIETDPALRLQAPKRDGSLPGVLQQQQLSRLLADLNEAAKVGDPMALRDRAMVELLYATGVRVGELAALDVDDLDPDRRTLRVLGKGNKERTVPYGLPAALAVDDWLRRGRGRLAAGDSGPALFLGARGRRVDQRQVRSVVKGLFDALGDTSATGPHALRHTAATHLLDGGADLRAVQEILGHSSLATTQIYTHVSVDRLRKSYQQAHPRA; translated from the coding sequence GTGGAGAAACAGGAACTGCCGGCCGCCCTCGCCCGGGCCGTGACGGGTTTCGGACGATACCTGACGGGCGAGCGGGCCCGGTCCGAACACACCGTGCGCGCATATCTGTCCGACGTCTCCAGCCTGCTGGGCTATGCGGCCGGTGAAGGAGTCACCGAGCCCGCGGGGCTCGAACTGGGCACCCTCCGGCGCTGGCTCGGCAGCCAGAGCGAGGCCGGCGCGTCCCGTTCCACGCTTGCCCGCCGTGCCGCCACGGCGCGGACCTTCACCTCCTGGGCGCTGCGGGAAGAACTGATCGAAACCGATCCGGCCCTGCGCCTGCAGGCCCCCAAGCGTGATGGTTCCCTGCCGGGCGTGTTACAGCAGCAACAGCTCTCTCGCCTGCTGGCGGATCTCAACGAGGCGGCCAAAGTCGGTGATCCCATGGCGCTGCGCGACCGGGCCATGGTTGAGCTGCTTTACGCCACCGGTGTCCGCGTCGGCGAGCTGGCGGCTCTGGACGTCGATGACCTCGACCCGGACCGCAGAACCCTGCGCGTACTCGGTAAAGGCAACAAGGAACGGACGGTGCCCTACGGGCTCCCGGCTGCGCTCGCCGTCGACGACTGGCTGCGCCGCGGACGGGGAAGGCTTGCTGCCGGGGACAGCGGACCGGCTCTCTTCCTCGGTGCGCGCGGCCGGCGCGTGGACCAGCGCCAGGTCCGCAGCGTGGTGAAGGGACTGTTCGACGCGCTCGGCGATACCTCCGCCACAGGCCCGCATGCCCTGCGGCACACCGCAGCGACGCATCTGCTCGACGGCGGCGCAGACCTTCGAGCGGTCCAGGAAATACTCGGTCATAGCAGCCTCGCGACCACCCAAATCTATACCCACGTATCCGTGGACCGTCTGCGGAAGAGCTATCAGCAGGCCCATCCGCGCGCCTAG
- a CDS encoding ACP S-malonyltransferase, with protein MLAIVCPGQGSQTPGFLAPWLELPSVAGHLASLSEIAGIDLTAHGTTSDEETIKDTAVAQPLIVAAGLVAAKSLFDVELSTLPVILAGHSVGEITASALAGVLTEKEAMTFVRERANSMAAAAAVTPTGMSAVVGGDPAEVLAAIEAAGATPANVNGAGQTVAAGTFEQLKALAENPPAKARVIPLKVAGAFHTSHMAPAVSALEALRPELQPQAPAVPLLSNFDGQEVTAGTAAVDSLIAQVSRPVRWDLCMETLVNRGVTGVIELAPAGTLAGLAKRGMPGVKTVAVKTPDDLSAALALFAELEGQA; from the coding sequence GTGCTTGCAATCGTCTGCCCTGGACAGGGCTCACAGACCCCCGGTTTCCTCGCCCCTTGGCTGGAACTGCCCTCCGTAGCAGGCCATTTGGCCTCCCTGAGCGAAATTGCAGGCATCGACCTCACTGCGCACGGGACCACCTCTGACGAGGAAACCATTAAGGACACCGCCGTCGCGCAGCCGCTCATTGTCGCGGCCGGGCTGGTAGCCGCCAAGTCGCTGTTCGACGTCGAACTCAGCACTCTGCCGGTCATCCTGGCCGGGCACTCGGTGGGTGAGATCACGGCGTCCGCGCTGGCCGGCGTGCTCACCGAAAAGGAAGCCATGACGTTTGTGCGCGAACGCGCCAACAGCATGGCCGCGGCCGCTGCCGTCACCCCCACCGGCATGAGCGCCGTGGTGGGCGGCGACCCCGCCGAAGTCCTCGCCGCCATCGAGGCCGCCGGCGCAACGCCAGCAAATGTCAACGGCGCGGGCCAGACCGTCGCCGCCGGCACCTTCGAACAGCTCAAGGCACTGGCCGAGAATCCGCCGGCCAAGGCGCGCGTGATTCCGCTGAAGGTCGCCGGGGCATTCCACACCTCACACATGGCTCCCGCTGTGAGCGCCCTCGAGGCGCTCCGCCCGGAACTGCAGCCACAGGCACCTGCCGTGCCGCTGCTGTCCAACTTCGACGGCCAGGAGGTTACAGCGGGCACCGCCGCCGTCGACAGCCTGATCGCACAGGTGTCGCGGCCGGTCCGCTGGGACCTCTGCATGGAGACCCTCGTGAACCGCGGAGTCACCGGCGTCATCGAACTCGCTCCGGCGGGCACCCTGGCCGGACTGGCCAAGCGGGGCATGCCGGGCGTCAAGACCGTTGCTGTCAAAACGCCGGACGACCTGTCCGCGGCCCTTGCACTCTTCGCAGAACTGGAAGGACAGGCATGA
- a CDS encoding PucR family transcriptional regulator, whose amino-acid sequence MPEPSPSPAPRKPPSRTMTPEKTETLKKLRASVGQLSTTTMRQLEKSLPWYSRLSSDERSALGLVAQNGIAAFVTWYERPSSPSWILSDVFGTAPTELTRSISLQKALQLIRIVVEVVEDQVPVIAPEADQPSLREAVLRYSREVAFAAADVYARAAESRGSWDTRLEALIVDAILRGENTDALRSRIAALGWKAQERFTVMVGNSPSEPSASYVSELRRMAGRYAEDALVGIQGDRLILILGGVHDRETAYVKLSEMFAPGPVVYGAEASSLLEASGSAQSAFAGLTAARAWPAAPRPVAADDLLPERVISGDDAARRSLVKNIYRPLLAASNGLVETLGTYLELGHSLEATARELFVHANTVRYRLKRVCDVTGWDPLLPREAFVLQAALVVGRLSTPPKPAVERVAARNTN is encoded by the coding sequence ATGCCCGAGCCGTCCCCCTCCCCTGCACCGCGCAAACCGCCCTCCCGGACCATGACCCCGGAGAAGACGGAGACCCTGAAAAAGCTCAGGGCCAGCGTCGGTCAGTTGTCCACCACCACCATGCGCCAGTTGGAAAAATCCCTGCCGTGGTACAGCCGGCTCAGTTCGGACGAGCGCTCCGCGCTGGGCCTCGTGGCGCAGAACGGCATCGCGGCCTTCGTCACCTGGTATGAGCGCCCCAGTTCCCCGTCCTGGATCCTGTCCGACGTTTTCGGCACCGCCCCGACGGAACTGACCCGGTCCATCAGCCTGCAAAAGGCGCTCCAGCTCATCCGGATCGTCGTGGAAGTGGTGGAGGACCAGGTTCCGGTCATCGCTCCCGAAGCGGACCAGCCCTCCCTGCGCGAAGCAGTCCTCCGGTACTCGCGGGAAGTGGCCTTTGCCGCCGCCGACGTGTATGCCCGGGCCGCGGAATCCCGGGGATCCTGGGACACGCGGCTCGAAGCCCTGATTGTGGACGCCATCCTGCGCGGCGAAAACACTGACGCGCTACGCTCCAGGATCGCCGCGCTCGGCTGGAAGGCGCAGGAGCGCTTCACCGTGATGGTGGGGAACTCGCCGTCGGAACCCAGCGCCAGCTACGTCAGCGAACTGCGCCGCATGGCTGGCCGGTACGCGGAGGATGCCCTCGTGGGAATCCAAGGCGACCGCCTCATCCTGATCCTGGGCGGCGTTCACGACCGGGAAACCGCGTATGTGAAGCTCAGCGAAATGTTCGCGCCCGGTCCGGTGGTTTACGGCGCGGAAGCCAGCTCCCTGCTGGAGGCCAGCGGCTCGGCGCAGTCTGCCTTCGCCGGCCTCACTGCCGCCCGGGCATGGCCCGCCGCTCCGCGCCCGGTGGCAGCCGACGATCTCCTGCCGGAACGTGTCATCTCCGGGGACGATGCCGCCCGGCGGTCGCTGGTGAAAAACATCTACCGGCCGCTCCTCGCGGCGTCCAACGGGCTGGTGGAAACGCTCGGCACCTACCTGGAGCTGGGGCATTCACTCGAGGCGACAGCGCGGGAACTCTTCGTCCATGCCAACACGGTGCGGTACCGTCTCAAGCGTGTTTGTGATGTGACAGGCTGGGATCCGCTACTCCCCCGCGAGGCTTTCGTGCTCCAGGCAGCCCTGGTGGTGGGGCGGCTTTCCACTCCGCCGAAGCCCGCCGTCGAGCGTGTTGCCGCGCGGAACACGAATTGA
- the aceE gene encoding pyruvate dehydrogenase (acetyl-transferring), homodimeric type, whose product MAAGEDTSHILSGLTNQLPDRDPEETAEWVESLDALIREQGTERAQYIMRSLLQRAGAQSVGVPMVTTTDYVNTIPVDQEAQFPGNEEFERRYRAYMRWNAAVMVHRAQRPEIGVGGHISTYAGAATLYEVGFNHFFRGKDHPGGGDQVFFQGHASPGMYARAFMEGRLSEEDLDGFRQEKSKEGHALSSYPHPRLMPHFWEFPTVSMGIGPMNAIYQAQSNRYLHNRGLKDTSEQQVWAFLGDGEMDEPESRGLLQLAANENLDNLNFVINCNLQRLDGPVRGNGKIMQELEAFFRGAGWNVIKVVWGREWDDLLTRDTDGSLVKIMNETPDGDYQTYKAESGGFVREHFFGKTPQTKDLVADLSDDEIWNLKRGGHDYRKVYAAYKAATEFKGKPTVILAKTVKGYGLGPHFEGRNATHQMKKLTLDDLKKFRDHLRIPVTDEQLEKDPYRPPYYHPGTDAPEIKYLLERRAALGGSVPERRSKHSDIELPEAKSYEVAKRGSGKQQAATTMAFVRLLKDLMRDKNFGKHIAPIIPDEARTFGMDAFFPTAKIYNPKGQNYLSVDRDLVLAYKESAQGQLIHPGINEAGAVAAFTAAGTAYATHGVPLVPVYVFYSMFGFQRTGDAFWAAADQMTRGFIIGATAGRTTLTGEGLQHADGHSPLLASTNPAVVTYDPAYGYEMGHIVRDGLERMYGHDSTDRNLMYYLTVYNEPITQPAEPENLDVEGVLKGIYKLAASSTEGPKSQILASGVSVPWALEAQRILAEDWGVSADVWSVTSWNELRRDGLAAEEEAFLNPGQAAREPFVTKQLAGAQGPVVAVSDYMKAVPDQIRQFIPNEFATLGADGFGFSDTRAAARRFFKNDTHSVVVKTLQLLAAKGEVDGQAPAQAIEKYRLLNVNAGTTGNAGGES is encoded by the coding sequence GTGGCTGCAGGAGAAGATACCTCCCATATCCTCAGCGGGTTGACTAACCAGCTGCCTGATCGTGATCCGGAAGAGACCGCCGAGTGGGTTGAGTCCCTGGATGCGCTGATCAGGGAACAGGGCACGGAGCGTGCCCAATACATCATGCGTAGTCTCCTGCAGCGTGCCGGCGCGCAGAGCGTCGGGGTTCCGATGGTGACCACCACGGATTACGTGAACACGATCCCGGTGGACCAGGAAGCGCAGTTCCCGGGGAACGAGGAGTTCGAGCGCCGGTACCGGGCGTACATGCGCTGGAACGCCGCGGTCATGGTGCACCGGGCGCAGCGGCCCGAGATCGGGGTGGGCGGGCACATCTCCACCTACGCCGGCGCGGCGACCCTGTACGAGGTCGGGTTCAACCACTTCTTCCGCGGCAAGGACCACCCCGGCGGCGGGGACCAGGTGTTCTTCCAGGGCCACGCGTCCCCGGGCATGTACGCCCGCGCGTTCATGGAAGGCCGGCTCTCGGAGGAGGACCTGGACGGGTTCCGGCAGGAAAAGTCCAAGGAAGGCCACGCGCTGTCCTCCTACCCGCACCCGCGCCTGATGCCGCACTTCTGGGAATTCCCGACCGTGTCGATGGGCATCGGCCCGATGAACGCGATCTACCAGGCCCAGTCCAACCGCTACCTGCACAACCGCGGCCTGAAAGACACGAGTGAGCAGCAGGTCTGGGCGTTCCTGGGCGACGGGGAAATGGACGAGCCCGAGTCCCGCGGCCTGCTCCAGCTCGCCGCGAACGAGAACCTGGACAACCTGAACTTCGTGATCAACTGCAACCTCCAGCGCCTGGACGGGCCGGTGCGCGGCAACGGCAAGATCATGCAGGAACTCGAGGCGTTCTTCCGCGGCGCGGGCTGGAACGTGATCAAGGTCGTCTGGGGCCGGGAGTGGGATGACCTGCTCACCCGCGACACCGACGGTTCGCTGGTGAAGATCATGAACGAAACCCCGGACGGGGACTACCAGACCTACAAGGCCGAATCCGGCGGGTTCGTCCGCGAACACTTCTTCGGCAAGACCCCGCAGACCAAGGACCTCGTCGCTGACCTCTCCGATGACGAGATCTGGAACCTCAAGCGCGGCGGGCACGACTACCGCAAGGTCTACGCCGCGTACAAGGCCGCGACCGAATTCAAGGGCAAACCCACCGTGATCCTGGCCAAAACGGTCAAGGGCTACGGCCTGGGCCCGCACTTCGAAGGCCGCAACGCCACCCACCAGATGAAAAAACTCACCCTCGACGACCTCAAGAAGTTCCGCGACCACCTGCGGATCCCCGTCACGGATGAGCAGCTGGAGAAGGACCCGTACCGTCCGCCGTACTACCACCCGGGCACGGACGCACCGGAAATCAAGTATCTGCTCGAGCGCCGCGCTGCCCTGGGCGGTTCGGTTCCGGAACGGCGTTCGAAGCACTCGGACATCGAGCTGCCCGAGGCGAAGTCCTACGAGGTGGCCAAGCGTGGTTCGGGCAAGCAGCAGGCCGCCACCACCATGGCGTTCGTCCGCCTGCTCAAGGACCTGATGCGGGATAAGAACTTCGGCAAGCACATCGCGCCGATCATCCCGGATGAGGCGCGCACGTTCGGCATGGACGCGTTCTTCCCGACGGCAAAGATCTACAACCCCAAGGGCCAGAACTACCTGTCCGTGGACCGCGACCTGGTACTGGCCTACAAGGAATCCGCGCAGGGCCAGCTGATCCACCCCGGCATCAACGAAGCCGGCGCCGTGGCAGCCTTCACCGCCGCCGGCACCGCCTACGCCACCCACGGCGTACCCCTGGTCCCGGTCTACGTGTTCTACTCCATGTTCGGCTTCCAGCGCACCGGCGACGCCTTCTGGGCCGCCGCCGACCAGATGACCCGCGGCTTCATCATCGGCGCCACCGCAGGACGGACCACCCTCACCGGCGAAGGCCTCCAGCACGCCGACGGACACTCCCCGCTGCTGGCCTCCACCAACCCCGCCGTGGTCACCTACGACCCCGCCTACGGCTACGAAATGGGCCACATCGTCCGCGACGGCCTCGAACGCATGTACGGGCACGACTCCACCGACCGGAACCTGATGTACTACCTCACGGTCTACAACGAGCCCATCACCCAGCCCGCCGAACCGGAGAACCTCGACGTCGAAGGCGTCCTCAAGGGCATCTACAAGCTCGCCGCCTCCAGCACCGAAGGCCCCAAGAGCCAGATCCTCGCCTCCGGCGTCTCCGTCCCCTGGGCCCTCGAAGCCCAGCGGATCCTCGCCGAAGACTGGGGCGTCTCCGCCGACGTCTGGTCCGTCACGTCCTGGAACGAACTGCGCCGCGACGGCCTCGCCGCCGAGGAAGAAGCCTTCCTCAACCCCGGCCAGGCCGCCCGCGAACCCTTCGTCACCAAGCAGCTTGCCGGTGCACAGGGACCCGTCGTGGCGGTCTCGGACTACATGAAGGCCGTCCCGGACCAGATCCGGCAGTTCATCCCGAACGAGTTCGCCACCCTCGGCGCCGACGGCTTCGGCTTCTCCGACACCCGCGCCGCCGCCCGCCGCTTCTTCAAAAACGACACCCACTCCGTCGTCGTGAAGACCCTGCAGCTGCTCGCAGCCAAGGGTGAGGTTGACGGACAGGCACCGGCGCAGGCGATCGAGAAGTACCGCCTGCTCAACGTGAACGCCGGCACCACGGGCAACGCCGGAGGCGAGTCCTAA